Proteins encoded by one window of Pseudomonas sp. PSKL.D1:
- a CDS encoding FecCD family ABC transporter permease, with the protein MSRLLPYSALALLALLLALLAGTAIGETNLSPSVVFQVLANHLWQAGYPVDPIDSGIVWNYRLTRTLVAAACGAGLATCGVILQALLRNPLAEPYLLGLSAGASTGAVLVGLLGFGGMALSMSAGAFIGAAAAFALVLVLARAAGPSSNNAQVILAGIAGSQLFNALTAFLITKSATAEQARGILFWLLGNLSGVRWPSVWLALPVAVVGLLVCLWHRRALDAFTFGTDSAASLGIPVRRTQLLLISCAALVTAVMVSIVGAIGFVGLVIPHALRLILGPGHSRLLPASALGGALFLIAADILSRTLITGQVIPVGVVTALIGAPVFALILVSRRGRA; encoded by the coding sequence ATGAGTCGCTTGCTACCCTACAGCGCCCTGGCGTTGCTCGCCCTGCTGCTGGCCTTGCTGGCCGGCACCGCCATTGGCGAAACCAATCTGTCGCCGAGCGTCGTGTTCCAGGTACTGGCCAACCACCTGTGGCAGGCCGGCTACCCGGTCGACCCCATCGACAGCGGCATCGTCTGGAACTACCGCCTGACCCGCACCCTGGTGGCCGCCGCCTGCGGCGCCGGGCTGGCCACCTGCGGCGTGATCCTGCAGGCGCTGCTGCGTAACCCCCTGGCCGAGCCGTACCTGCTGGGCCTGTCGGCCGGTGCCTCGACCGGCGCCGTGCTGGTCGGGCTGCTGGGCTTCGGCGGCATGGCGCTGAGCATGTCCGCCGGCGCCTTCATTGGCGCTGCGGCGGCCTTCGCGCTGGTGCTGGTGCTGGCCCGCGCGGCCGGCCCCAGCAGCAACAATGCCCAAGTCATCCTGGCCGGTATTGCCGGCTCCCAGTTGTTCAACGCCCTCACGGCCTTCCTGATCACCAAGTCGGCCACTGCCGAGCAGGCGCGCGGCATCCTGTTCTGGCTGTTGGGCAACCTCAGCGGCGTGCGCTGGCCATCGGTGTGGCTGGCACTGCCGGTTGCGGTGGTTGGCCTGCTGGTGTGCCTGTGGCACCGCCGCGCACTTGATGCCTTCACGTTTGGCACGGACTCAGCCGCCTCGCTCGGTATTCCGGTACGCCGCACCCAGTTGCTGCTGATCAGTTGCGCGGCACTGGTGACTGCCGTGATGGTGTCCATCGTGGGCGCCATCGGCTTTGTAGGGCTGGTCATTCCGCATGCCTTGCGGTTGATACTTGGCCCCGGCCACAGCCGCCTGCTGCCGGCCAGTGCGCTGGGCGGTGCACTGTTTCTGATCGCGGCCGACATCCTTTCACGCACCTTGATCACCGGCCAGGTGATTCCGGTCGGCGTGGTTACCGCGCTGATCGGCGCGCCGGTGTTCGCGCTGATCCTGGTCAGCAGACGGGGGCGCGCATGA
- a CDS encoding ABC transporter ATP-binding protein yields MTALQTMSVAPLACQGLGLKLSGCPVLSGIDLSVIAGETLGIVGPNGSGKSSLLKLLAGLRTPNSGSVQLLGEPLARLPRRRIAQALALVEQQADTLDAISVFDAVALGRTPWLSALAPFGTQDHDIVEQALTDLDAAHLRTRLWGSLSGGERQRVHIARALAQRPQVLLLDEPTNHLDIQHQLSLLQQVQALPVTTLVALHDLNQALTCDRVAVLDKGRLVALGTPLDVLTPDRLLSTFGVHAHYLTDPFDGARILRFRAP; encoded by the coding sequence ATGACAGCCCTGCAAACCATGAGCGTTGCCCCGCTTGCCTGCCAGGGCCTCGGATTGAAGCTGTCAGGTTGCCCAGTACTGAGCGGCATCGACCTGAGCGTGATTGCCGGTGAAACCCTCGGCATCGTTGGCCCTAACGGCTCTGGCAAATCATCGCTGCTCAAACTGCTGGCCGGGCTGCGCACACCGAACAGCGGCAGCGTGCAGCTGCTTGGCGAACCCTTGGCGCGCCTGCCGCGTCGCCGCATTGCCCAGGCCCTGGCACTGGTTGAACAACAGGCCGACACCCTCGACGCCATTAGCGTGTTCGATGCCGTGGCTCTGGGCCGTACACCCTGGTTGTCCGCTTTGGCCCCCTTTGGCACACAGGACCATGACATCGTTGAGCAGGCCCTGACCGACCTGGACGCCGCGCACCTGCGCACACGCCTCTGGGGGTCGCTGTCGGGCGGCGAGCGCCAGCGCGTGCACATTGCCCGCGCATTGGCCCAGCGCCCGCAAGTGCTGCTGCTGGATGAGCCCACCAACCACCTCGACATCCAGCACCAGCTGAGCCTGCTGCAACAAGTACAGGCATTGCCGGTAACCACCCTGGTGGCCTTGCACGACCTGAACCAGGCGCTGACCTGCGACCGGGTTGCAGTGCTCGACAAAGGCCGCCTGGTCGCCCTCGGCACACCGCTGGACGTGCTCACCCCCGACCGCCTGCTGAGCACCTTCGGCGTGCACGCCCACTACCTCACCGACCCCTTCGACGGCGCACGCATCCTGCGTTTTCGCGCCCCCTGA
- a CDS encoding pseudoazurin encodes MLSRPAALLLASALLAMPAMAEVHEVKMLNRGTDGAMVYEPDHLRVAPGDTVRFLPTQSGHNAASLPALLPTGAEAFKSKLNQPFEHTFTVPGTYGIQCIPHLAMGMVMLIQVGDQPTAQVPPGLPARAQARFAAQAKQLEARP; translated from the coding sequence ATGTTGTCGCGCCCTGCCGCCCTGCTGCTTGCCAGCGCCCTTCTGGCCATGCCCGCCATGGCTGAGGTGCATGAAGTGAAGATGCTCAACCGCGGCACGGACGGCGCGATGGTGTACGAGCCGGACCACCTGCGCGTTGCCCCGGGCGATACCGTGCGCTTTCTGCCCACCCAAAGCGGCCACAACGCCGCCAGCCTGCCCGCGTTGCTGCCCACCGGCGCCGAAGCCTTCAAGAGCAAGCTCAACCAGCCGTTCGAGCACACCTTCACGGTGCCTGGCACCTATGGCATCCAGTGCATCCCGCACCTGGCCATGGGCATGGTGATGTTGATTCAGGTGGGTGATCAACCCACCGCTCAAGTACCGCCCGGCCTGCCGGCCCGCGCACAAGCCCGCTTTGCCGCACAAGCCAAGCAGCTGGAGGCCCGCCCATGA
- a CDS encoding OprD family porin — protein sequence MSRLLLALPLMTLTPLALAESAQSQSKGLIEDSSWSVLNRTVYDQRDYKHGGRNSGARNAYKPRSERNGLAEEWAYGLMGTFQSGFTQGLIGVGVDAHAYLGVQLDSGGGRAGKARLLGVDNDGHPKNEYSRGGAALKLRRSNTVLSYGEQRVKTPVFSSSDSRLLPETATGFFLTSNEIDKVKLVAGHFNESTDRNASSHDQGFVVNYSNGRQGNTFDLAGVVWNPGPAFSGSLYTSRYEDNWNQHYLGSTLTHALDDRRSLSLDLNLYRTTDTGKAYSGRIDNTTWSLISRYSQGPHTFSLGWQQVDGNTPFDYVTRGAIFIANAVQMSDFNAPNEKSWQARYDLNMGAYGVPGLNLTALYVRGFDIDGTHVDPNGGYAYLGYGKDGQHWERDLEARYVVQSGKAKGMAFSLRHNVHRGDTAQAELDGDQVRLAVEWPLKL from the coding sequence ATGAGCCGCCTGCTGCTGGCCTTGCCGCTGATGACCCTCACCCCGCTGGCACTGGCCGAGTCCGCACAGTCGCAAAGCAAGGGCCTTATTGAAGACAGCAGCTGGAGTGTGCTCAACCGCACCGTCTACGACCAGCGCGACTACAAGCACGGCGGGCGCAACAGCGGCGCGCGCAATGCCTACAAACCCCGCAGCGAGCGCAACGGCCTGGCCGAGGAATGGGCCTACGGCCTGATGGGCACCTTCCAGTCCGGGTTTACCCAAGGCCTGATCGGTGTGGGCGTCGACGCCCATGCCTACCTGGGCGTGCAACTGGACAGCGGCGGCGGCCGCGCCGGCAAGGCCCGGCTGCTGGGCGTTGACAACGACGGCCATCCGAAAAATGAATACAGCCGCGGTGGCGCCGCATTGAAGCTGCGCCGGTCCAACACCGTGCTGTCGTACGGCGAGCAGCGCGTGAAAACGCCGGTATTCAGCTCCTCCGACAGCCGCCTGCTGCCAGAAACCGCCACCGGTTTCTTCCTCACCAGCAACGAGATCGACAAGGTCAAACTGGTGGCCGGGCACTTCAACGAGAGCACCGACCGCAACGCCTCCAGCCACGACCAGGGCTTTGTGGTCAACTACTCCAACGGCCGCCAGGGCAACACCTTCGACCTTGCCGGCGTGGTGTGGAACCCAGGCCCGGCCTTCAGCGGCAGCCTGTACACCTCCCGCTACGAAGACAACTGGAACCAGCACTACCTGGGCAGCACCCTCACCCACGCCCTGGACGACCGCCGCAGCCTCAGCCTGGACCTCAACCTCTACCGCACCACCGACACCGGCAAGGCCTACTCCGGGCGCATCGACAACACCACCTGGAGCCTGATCTCGCGCTACAGCCAAGGCCCGCACACCTTCAGCCTCGGCTGGCAGCAAGTGGATGGCAACACCCCGTTCGACTACGTCACACGCGGCGCAATCTTCATTGCCAACGCCGTGCAGATGTCCGACTTCAACGCCCCCAATGAAAAGTCCTGGCAGGCGCGTTACGACCTGAACATGGGTGCCTATGGCGTACCGGGGTTGAACCTGACGGCGCTGTATGTGCGCGGGTTCGACATCGACGGCACGCATGTCGACCCTAACGGCGGGTATGCGTACCTGGGTTATGGCAAGGATGGCCAGCACTGGGAGCGCGACCTGGAGGCGCGGTATGTGGTGCAGAGCGGCAAGGCCAAGGGCATGGCGTTTTCGCTGAGGCATAACGTGCATCGAGGGGATACGGCGCAGGCGGAGCTGGATGGGGATCAGGTGCGGTTGGCGGTGGAGTGGCCGTTGAAGCTTTGA